One window of Bacillus alkalicellulosilyticus genomic DNA carries:
- a CDS encoding acyl-CoA thioesterase, whose protein sequence is MHITYIDNLVEWEKLFQFYCPVKVRFSETDAFGHVNNTKVFAYFEEARIDFFKEIGLFSTTLKDQGSIIVTADLQCNYVKQLFFDERLKVYVGIKHVGTTSIDLHYMVKNERDEICLTGRGLIVQISKETGKSIPWTDAMKSKLQTSILQR, encoded by the coding sequence ATGCATATAACATATATTGATAATCTTGTAGAATGGGAAAAACTTTTTCAGTTTTACTGTCCTGTCAAAGTACGTTTTTCAGAAACAGATGCATTTGGTCATGTCAACAATACTAAAGTTTTTGCTTATTTTGAAGAAGCGCGCATTGATTTTTTTAAAGAAATTGGTTTGTTTTCGACGACCCTTAAAGACCAAGGATCAATTATTGTTACCGCTGATTTACAGTGTAATTATGTAAAACAACTTTTCTTTGATGAGAGGCTAAAGGTATATGTGGGTATCAAGCATGTAGGAACAACATCAATTGACCTTCATTATATGGTGAAAAACGAAAGGGATGAAATTTGTTTAACCGGTAGAGGGCTAATTGTTCAAATTTCAAAAGAAACAGGCAAGTCTATTCCATGGACGGATGCAATGAAAAGCAAGCTACAAACATCCATTTTACAGAGATAG
- a CDS encoding helix-turn-helix domain-containing protein, producing MKGAEYGPKPLLTKREREVFELLVQDKTTKEIAQQLFISEKTVRNHISNTMQKLGVKGRSQAVIELIRLGELEI from the coding sequence TTGAAAGGAGCAGAATACGGACCAAAACCTTTACTTACAAAAAGGGAACGTGAAGTATTTGAGCTACTCGTTCAAGACAAGACGACAAAGGAAATTGCGCAACAACTATTCATCAGCGAAAAAACCGTTCGTAATCACATTTCTAACACAATGCAAAAGCTTGGGGTTAAGGGGCGATCCCAAGCCGTAATTGAATTAATTCGCTTAGGTGAACTAGAAATTTAA